From the genome of Treponema denticola:
ATTCATGACACTGAGGCAGCCGAGGATTATGCTATGCGCCTATTAGAGCTAAAAAATAAATGCTCCGATTCTTTCTATATTATAATGCGTACCTACTTTGAAAAACCCAGAACCGTTTTAGGTTGGAGAGGTCTTATCGTAGAGCCTGAACTTGACGGCTTTATCAATATTGAAGGCGGCATTCAAAAGACAAGAAAATTTCTGATTAAGCTTGCCGAAATAGGCATTCCTGCCGCCTCCGAAATGGTAGACCCTATGATTCCCCAATACATTGCCGACCTTGTAAGCTGGGCTTCGATAGGAGCACGCTCGGCCGAAAGTCAAATCCACAGAGAAATAGCCTCAGGGCTTTCAATGCCGGTCGGCTTTAAAAATACCACCTACGGAGACGTAACAGCCGCTATAAACGGAGTAATTGCTTCCCGTCTGCCACATGCCTTTGTAGGCATTGCCCGAAACGGACTTTCGGCAATAATCCACACAACCGGAAATCCGGACACTCATTTGGTTTTAAGGGGCGGAATTTCAAAGCCCAATTACAATAGAAAAGAAGTTGAAAAAGCGGCCTCTCTTATGAAAGAAAAAATGCTGAAACCGAGTATAGTAATAGACTGCTCCCATGGAAATTCGGGAAAGGACCCGAAAAAACAGATAAAAATCTTTGAAGAAAGCTTAAAGCTCCGCTTCGATAAAAATGAACCTCTTGACTATATAAGGGGCTGTATGATTGAAAGCTTTATCCAAGAGGGAAGCACCTCAATCGAAAAAGCAAAGAATGCCGGCGAATACGGTAAATCCATAACCGACCCCTGCCTAGGCTGGGAAGAAACTCAAAAAGAAATACTCCGCATCTATGAAAAATACAAAGTAAGGAAGCAAAAATGAATATTGAAATATACACGGATGGAGCCTGCTCTAAAAATCCCGGCCCCGGAGGCTGGGCTTATATAATGGTAAACAAGGATTCAAAAGAAGAAATATGCAGAGAAAACGGAGGCGAAAAATCTACCACCAATAACCGCATGGAACTCATGGCTGTTATAAGGGCCTTAAAAAAGATAAAAGAGGAGCCTGCATTTTTAGCCGGCAAGTCCGGCGGAACCTTAAACTATAAAAGCATTTCGGTACACACCGATTCTCAATATGTACAGCAGGGTATAAGCTCGTGGATCTTTAACTGGAAAAAAAATAATTGGAAGACGGCCTCCAAACAGCCCGTAAAAAACCAAGACCTTTGGCAAGAGCTGGACTCCCTTTCTGCCTCGATTAAGCCTGAATGGATTTGGGTAAAAGGCCACGCAGGCAATCCCTTAAACGAAGCCTGCGATCGCCTTGCGGTTGAAGCCTGTCAAAAAATGATGTAATTTGAGCTCGCGGCTAGATTCCGGCCTCGTCCAAAAGCTTCTTTAAAACTATAAGCTCATCCTTTGTAAGGGTAATTCCCTTTCCCATTTTTTGGTGATCGGGAGACCAAGGCCTTATATCGAATTTAGGATCTCGGCCATTCCATGATACCTCGTTGAGTTCGGTGTTCCAACCGCCCTTTCCCGCGGAGATAGTTCCGTAGCTTTTTGTAATTTCAAATTTGAATTCGTCCTGATTATTCATCAGCAGTTCTCCTTGTATTTAAATATGAAGTAATATAATCGGTAAATGAAGCTAGCGACAAAATAACCGCCGCAAAATAAAGAAGCCAGTTAAAATAAAGAATGTATTGAGTAAGGGCCGGCGGTAAAAATGTGTAAATTTTTTCAAGTTTTAAAAACATTGAAACACTTGCCGCAACAATATAAAGCACGGTCTTTGTTTTTCCGCCCATCTTAGCCCCTATAGTTATGCCTTCGCCGCGGGCCTTCATCCTCAAAAACATGATACCGAATTCGCGGTAAACTATAATCAAAAAGAAAGGAGCAAACAAAAATCCGTCCATCAAAAAACAAAATAAAACCGTTACATTTGCAACCACATCTGCAAAGGGATCAAATATTTTTCCGAAATCATCCACCTGATTATGCAGCCTTGCATAATAGCCGTCCAAAAAATCGGTAAATTCCATAAAGATAAAAATCGGAATTATAATAAGAATTGTAATTTTAGGACTTACAAAAGGAACCCAATCCGGCAAAAAATACAAAACATAGATTATGGGCGCAAGCACCAGCCGCGATGATGTAAAAATATTAGATAGCTTCATACCTTATATGATGTAGCTTTAATCCGTTTTTGTCAATAGGCAAAAAAGCAGGGAATATCAGATAGCCTCTGGATTATATTATAAATTATTCTGCAATTTAATTTTTTAATTCAAACTGAAGAAGCTGGCAGTTTTTGATTTCTATCTTTTCCAATTCTTCTTGTGAATAAGATTTAAAATATGTGCAAATCATAGTGCTTATCATTCCGTGACAAACAAAAAGTACATTTTCATTTTTGTGTTTTGCTTTGACCTCTTCAATTATACCATAGGCACGGTGTGCTGTTTGCACCAAGGATTCTCCTTGCGGAAATCTAAAAAAAGGATTGCCGGTTATTTTTAAAAATTCAGGCTTCCTCCAATCCTCACCTTCAAAAGTTCCGAAATTTATTTCTTTTAAGCGTTCATCTATTTTTGCTTTTATACCCAAAGCTTTTTCGATATAGGCTGCCGTTGCTACGGCTCTTTTAAGCGGGGACACATAGATAAAGCTAATCTTATTTTTATCTTGTTCGGAAGCGAGGCGTTCGGCAAGATTTGCTGCCTGCTCCATTCCTTTTTCGGTGAGAGAGGCTTCGGAAACACCGCAAGCCAACATCTTAGAATTCCAGTCGGTTTCACCGTGGCGTACAACAAAAAGTTTCATACAAAAATTATATGGTTTTTAAGCTTAAAGAGCAAGGGGAGCTGTTCAATTTGTTTCACATCTATCCCCCCCCTTATCCCACTGAAGAAAAATGACAAAAACGGCATTTTTCTTCAGTGATATATGGCACATCTTCCGGTTTTAGCACTTATTTTGCAATTATATATGTAAACAAATATACAAAGGGTGCCGTCAACAGGATCGAAAGGATAACCCTTTCAACCCAGATGATAAGATAGTCCTTCATCTTCAATGGAATCTCCGTACTCATCATACAGGGGATTGAGGCCGAGAAAAATAAGATTTCTGAAACGCAGGTTACAGCCACTACAAGCCTTGTACCTGCCGAAGCGCTTGCAACTAATGGAGCAGGCAAAAACATTTCCGCAATGCTTGTGGCAAGAGCTTTTGCCGCAAGCACAGGTTCCGGCAGTTGTATCAGCCACGTAAATGGCACAAAGATATATCCGATTATGTCAAAGACAGGCGTATATTTTGCAATGATAAGCCCCAAACTTCCGATTGCCATTAAAGACGGAGCCAAACCTATTGCAAGTTTTATACCGTCAAGCAAATTTATTTTTACATTTTGGGGAAGAGAAGGAGCAGAAGAACAAACCTTTACGGCTTCTCCCAAGGCAATTTTAAATTTATTCCCCTTTACATCGGTTTCGATATCGCCCTTTTGATTTTCATAATAGGAGTCGGCTTTTTTGGATAGAGGATATATTCTTGCAGTAATTGCCGTTACGATAAAGGTAACTATAACCGTTGTCCAAAAATAGAAGTTCCAGTGTTCCATAAACCCTAGGGTTTTTGCAACTATTATCATAAAGGTTGCAGACACGGTCGAAAAACCCGTAGCGATAATTGCAGCTTCTTTATTTGTGTATCTTCCTTCTTTGTAAACACGGTTTGTAATGAGCAAGGCTATAGAATAGCTTCCTACAAAAGAAGCTACGGCATCAATAGCACTGCGGCCGGGAGTTTTCCAAACAGGCTTCATTACAGGACGCATAAATACGCCTACAAATTCCATGAGGCCGTAACCTACGATAAAAGCTAAAAATACCGAGCCTATAGGAACGATGGTTGTGACCGGAACTACAATTTTACCGTAAATAAAAGGCAACATTCCTTTGGCTAAAAGAGCTTCAGGCCCTACATTGAACACCGTCATAATTGCAAAGGGGATTGCAAGAATGTTGATAATTGAAAACACCATTTTTACCTTGGTCTTTTTCCATGAACCTGTTATAAATGGAAAAACTACGCCCACGCAGCAAAGCAAAAGCCCCCAGTACTTTGCATAATAGGGAATCTTTTGAATCAACCCCACAATATGATCCAATGGAATCGTCTTTTTTCCGCCGATTGCAATCGGAATAAAAAACATAAAAATACCGATCAAACTATAAACCACAAACCGGATTATAGTTTTCGGTTCCATCTTTCCTTCGGGAACAGCTGTTCCGTTTCTTTTTTCGTCACTCATAAAGATTCTCCCATAAAAAGTCAACAAACAAAATCGACTTTCTTAAAAAAAATTAAAATAGATGGCAGATAAAAATTAAACTGCAAGATTCATACGGTTGTATGTTCCTTTCATCTTTTCACAGTCAAAATCTTCTTTATTGCTGAGCATTGCCCATACAATCTCTGCCAACTTCCTCGCAGCGGCTATGATTGACTTTCCGCTGCCCTTATGTGTTTTCATATATTCATAACGCTGCATTAAACGCCAACAGGCAGTATCTTTGCAACGTCT
Proteins encoded in this window:
- a CDS encoding histidine phosphatase family protein translates to MKLFVVRHGETDWNSKMLACGVSEASLTEKGMEQAANLAERLASEQDKNKISFIYVSPLKRAVATAAYIEKALGIKAKIDERLKEINFGTFEGEDWRKPEFLKITGNPFFRFPQGESLVQTAHRAYGIIEEVKAKHKNENVLFVCHGMISTMICTYFKSYSQEELEKIEIKNCQLLQFELKN
- a CDS encoding YdbC family protein, whose translation is MNNQDEFKFEITKSYGTISAGKGGWNTELNEVSWNGRDPKFDIRPWSPDHQKMGKGITLTKDELIVLKKLLDEAGI
- a CDS encoding YjiH family protein, whose amino-acid sequence is MSDEKRNGTAVPEGKMEPKTIIRFVVYSLIGIFMFFIPIAIGGKKTIPLDHIVGLIQKIPYYAKYWGLLLCCVGVVFPFITGSWKKTKVKMVFSIINILAIPFAIMTVFNVGPEALLAKGMLPFIYGKIVVPVTTIVPIGSVFLAFIVGYGLMEFVGVFMRPVMKPVWKTPGRSAIDAVASFVGSYSIALLITNRVYKEGRYTNKEAAIIATGFSTVSATFMIIVAKTLGFMEHWNFYFWTTVIVTFIVTAITARIYPLSKKADSYYENQKGDIETDVKGNKFKIALGEAVKVCSSAPSLPQNVKINLLDGIKLAIGLAPSLMAIGSLGLIIAKYTPVFDIIGYIFVPFTWLIQLPEPVLAAKALATSIAEMFLPAPLVASASAGTRLVVAVTCVSEILFFSASIPCMMSTEIPLKMKDYLIIWVERVILSILLTAPFVYLFTYIIAK
- a CDS encoding 3-deoxy-7-phosphoheptulonate synthase yields the protein MIKNLVDLRIERIHCISSPAEMVEKIPASDSLYSFIAEARKTISDIINGKDERFLLIVGPCSIHDTEAAEDYAMRLLELKNKCSDSFYIIMRTYFEKPRTVLGWRGLIVEPELDGFINIEGGIQKTRKFLIKLAEIGIPAASEMVDPMIPQYIADLVSWASIGARSAESQIHREIASGLSMPVGFKNTTYGDVTAAINGVIASRLPHAFVGIARNGLSAIIHTTGNPDTHLVLRGGISKPNYNRKEVEKAASLMKEKMLKPSIVIDCSHGNSGKDPKKQIKIFEESLKLRFDKNEPLDYIRGCMIESFIQEGSTSIEKAKNAGEYGKSITDPCLGWEETQKEILRIYEKYKVRKQK
- the rnhA gene encoding ribonuclease HI; the encoded protein is MNIEIYTDGACSKNPGPGGWAYIMVNKDSKEEICRENGGEKSTTNNRMELMAVIRALKKIKEEPAFLAGKSGGTLNYKSISVHTDSQYVQQGISSWIFNWKKNNWKTASKQPVKNQDLWQELDSLSASIKPEWIWVKGHAGNPLNEACDRLAVEACQKMM
- the pgsA gene encoding CDP-diacylglycerol--glycerol-3-phosphate 3-phosphatidyltransferase: MKLSNIFTSSRLVLAPIIYVLYFLPDWVPFVSPKITILIIIPIFIFMEFTDFLDGYYARLHNQVDDFGKIFDPFADVVANVTVLFCFLMDGFLFAPFFLIIVYREFGIMFLRMKARGEGITIGAKMGGKTKTVLYIVAASVSMFLKLEKIYTFLPPALTQYILYFNWLLYFAAVILSLASFTDYITSYLNTRRTADE
- a CDS encoding transposase: MQKYAAFCGLVPWVSDSNESIRHGKITKRGPQELRVSFVQLVMGIRRCKDTACWRLMQRYEYMKTHKGSGKSIIAAARKLAEIVWAMLSNKEDFDCEKMKGTYNRMNLAV